The genomic interval GTTGCGGGAGCGTGCTGTCCTACCTCGCCCACAAGCAAGGCAGCCGGTCGCAGTTAGGCTAGCGCCCGAACAAGCGCAGCCGCTGGAGCGACTCTTCGAGAGCTTCTTTTCCTACGTCCTGCCACCCAGCCTGACTCCCGAGGCGCTCTCGGTAGCACTGGCACGGCGCACCCGGTTCTTGCGCGATCAGGTAATCCGTCAGGAACTGGCGCAACAGAGTGGGCCGGTATTTGGGTTCTATGAGGCTTTCAAGAAATACCTGATCGCTGGTCTCACTGAAGAGCAATTCGCTGACCTGTATGCTCAGACGATCGCGTACGGACTTTTCGCTGCGCGCACCCGCACTCAAGGGCCCTTCAATCGCCAGCTTGCTTTCTCCCTCATTCCCTCCACCATCGGCATCTTGCGCGATGTCTTTCAATTCGTCTCGCTGGGCAAGCCTTCACAGCAATTGGAAATCATTGTGGATGAGATTGCCGCCGTCCTGAATGCCGCTGACGTGCAGGCAATTCTGGAACAGTACTACAAGCAAGGGAAAGGGGATGACCCTGTTCTCCACTTTTACGAAACCTTCCTGGTCGAGTATGATCCTCAGACTCGCGAGCGACGCGGCGTGTATTACACGCCGAAGCCGGTGGTCGGCTATATTGTCCGCGCGGTGCATCACTTGCTCCAGTCCCGCTTCGGCCTACCGGATGGTCTGGCAGACGAGTCTGTCACTTTGCTTGATCCCGCCGCCGGCACGCTCACCTTCCCGGCCGAGGCTATCCGCCTGGCCTTTGAGCAATTCACCGGCAAATATGGCACAGGCGGAAAAGAGAAATTCCTGCGCAAACACATCCTGCCGCACTTCTACGCCTTTGAGTTGCTGATGGCACCCTACGCCATCGGCCACATGAAAATTGGCTTCCTTTTCGAGGCGTTGGGGGCTCCGCTGCAGAACGGCGAGCGTTTCCAGTTCTACCTCACCAACACGCTGGAAATGGAGGATCTGCAACAGATTACCATCCCCGGTCTATCTTCGCTTTCGGAAGAGAGTCACCACGCGGCGCAGGTCAAGAAGAACGAGCCGATTCTCGTTATCCTCGGTAACCCGCCCTATTCGGGCCTTTCTGCCAACCAAAATGAGTGGACCGAGAAACTGGTCAAGACTGACCTGGACGGCGCGCAAAGTTACTACAGCGTGGATGGTCAGCCACTGGGCGAGAAGAACCCCAAGTGGCTGCAGGACGACTACGTCAAATTCCTACGCTTCGCCCAATGGAAGATTCACCGGGCTGGACGCGGCATTGTGGCCATGATTACAAACCACAGCTATCTGGATAACCCCACCTTCCGCGGGATGCGCCAGAGCCTGCTCAAGACCTTTGACGAGGTCTACATCCTGGATTTGCACGGCAACAGCCTGAAGCGCGAGACGGCGCCTGACGGGGGCCCGGACGAAAACGTCTTTGACATCCGCCAGGGCGTGGCGATTGCGCTCTTTGTCAAACACGGTAACAGCGCGCAACGCGGGCTGTATCACGCTGACCTCTACGGTTTGCGCGAGGACAAATACAAGTGGCTGGAGACCCATGATCTGACGAGCGCCAGCTATCGGCCCCTCCAGCCGGCCTCGCCCTACTACTTCTTC from Thermoleophilia bacterium carries:
- a CDS encoding N-6 DNA methylase codes for the protein MVAHNGDSIIERLEGMPVSDIREIRALVNSYLRSIAELTQREDAREESYYPALKDLLEALARALKRTACVTVLPKRTEAGNPDLRVWDGSHRVIGYVEAKLPGASLEQVERSEQLRRYLHTFPNLILTDFYEFRLFRNGTLRERAVLPRPQARQPVAVRLAPEQAQPLERLFESFFSYVLPPSLTPEALSVALARRTRFLRDQVIRQELAQQSGPVFGFYEAFKKYLIAGLTEEQFADLYAQTIAYGLFAARTRTQGPFNRQLAFSLIPSTIGILRDVFQFVSLGKPSQQLEIIVDEIAAVLNAADVQAILEQYYKQGKGDDPVLHFYETFLVEYDPQTRERRGVYYTPKPVVGYIVRAVHHLLQSRFGLPDGLADESVTLLDPAAGTLTFPAEAIRLAFEQFTGKYGTGGKEKFLRKHILPHFYAFELLMAPYAIGHMKIGFLFEALGAPLQNGERFQFYLTNTLEMEDLQQITIPGLSSLSEESHHAAQVKKNEPILVILGNPPYSGLSANQNEWTEKLVKTDLDGAQSYYSVDGQPLGEKNPKWLQDDYVKFLRFAQWKIHRAGRGIVAMITNHSYLDNPTFRGMRQSLLKTFDEVYILDLHGNSLKRETAPDGGPDENVFDIRQGVAIALFVKHGNSAQRGLYHADLYGLREDKYKWLETHDLTSASYRPLQPASPYYFFVPRATENLQAYQSWPRINEIFPVHSVGIVTARDHLTIHWTEDEAWATVLKFSRMSEEEARQTYKLEKDARDWKVALAQQDLRRDGGPHRERIVPILYRPFDVRYTYYTGRSRGFHCMPRPEVMRHMLDGENLAIMTCRQITQLVWQHAMVSDRITDDCMVSNRTRERGYLFPLYLYPSTTKPEMFQRAKQPNLAEWLLPKLTAAYGFTPSPEEVLAYIYAVLYSPTYRQKYATELRIDFPRVPFTADPALFRELAKLGQELVDLHLLRKVPAHPGVKYQGQGSDRVEFVRYDPGTGCVAINKDKYFEGITPEMWEYQIGGYQVLEKYLKDRRGRMLEDSIRYIHIAAAIARTMEIQAQIDPVYLQVEASLLQ